A stretch of Chloracidobacterium validum DNA encodes these proteins:
- the cas3 gene encoding CRISPR-associated helicase Cas3' has product MGEQRIEQLIKFWGKAGKEEEKEEEKKAPPYHSVLCHVIDVALVAEALLLSPATRPPGFLESLTGSRCSSPLLKVIRWVAFIVSLHDVGKISPGFQKKRPDLVNQFLPKDHFPYSRQDEPDHGLVTLLTLPNILSCLGQIEDEVAEPLARAVGGHHGSFPAHPSLPDEVGKQPWETARKELVQVLAEVFELAWDEVPFTPETLTGSFLMTLAGLTTVADWIGSDERWFPYTGDQITDMAGLKAYVAERREVAQQAVMALHLGEALFRSDDIEFASLFAHIPNFAPNQCQQTARSVAGQLTGPSLLIIETPMGSGKTEAALGVADMWMRQRGMRGLYYALPTQATGNQMFKRVKTFLERHPARTGTQTELHLLHGNADFEHAYQELKATAVFGAEENAGITASHWFTARKRGLIAPFAVGTVDQCLLSVLQSRHMFVRLFGLAGKVVVIDEVHAYDTYSSTVLDRLLSWLRALNTSVILLSATLPQKRRTELLRAYGSSCHRVASVTYPCVIGVSANGDTTAEQVRDLPGRAFTLHVLQKARRDWWSTVADHLERDLAGGGCAACIVNTVGDAQALYTYLKNRAGLADTHVLLFHARFPLGQRMEIENQVETWFGKGSRCRPRKAILVATQVIEQSLDVDFDVMVTELAPVDLVLQRGGRLQRHDRDRPERFTEEAVLYCLSPELSDPTPDFGNSAFVYEPYILLKSALALRQVTTVQLPTDVEGLIAKVYGPDDLACPDCLRDTLQAWKHLAEGQERAESYLGKAASIPAPHDNGDECVLRELAHVMDDDELLAPARTRLARPTITFVPLHREQGHLYLAAPDRRTVDLNETPDRAQAQAILRQGVTISHPHWVKYFQSQPVPSGWAKSPLLKHCRVAELEDGSLSQQGLTLSLNPELGVVFSYLSPSGQPAR; this is encoded by the coding sequence ATGGGTGAACAACGGATTGAACAACTCATCAAATTCTGGGGCAAGGCAGGAAAAGAAGAAGAAAAAGAAGAAGAAAAGAAGGCTCCGCCATACCATTCCGTTCTTTGTCACGTCATTGACGTCGCCTTGGTTGCCGAAGCGCTGTTGTTGTCACCGGCCACGCGGCCGCCGGGTTTCCTTGAATCCCTCACCGGTTCTCGCTGTTCTAGCCCTTTACTGAAGGTCATTCGCTGGGTCGCGTTCATCGTCTCACTCCACGATGTCGGGAAAATTTCGCCTGGTTTTCAAAAGAAGCGTCCCGATCTCGTCAACCAATTCCTGCCAAAGGATCATTTCCCTTACAGTCGCCAGGATGAACCTGACCATGGTCTCGTTACGCTACTGACCTTACCCAACATTTTATCTTGCCTCGGTCAGATTGAAGATGAAGTCGCCGAACCGCTGGCGCGCGCCGTGGGCGGCCATCACGGAAGCTTTCCCGCGCATCCTTCACTACCCGACGAAGTAGGGAAGCAGCCGTGGGAAACCGCGCGGAAGGAACTCGTCCAGGTCCTGGCGGAGGTTTTTGAGCTTGCGTGGGACGAGGTTCCATTTACGCCGGAAACGCTCACGGGTTCGTTTCTGATGACGCTCGCCGGCTTGACGACGGTCGCCGACTGGATCGGTTCGGACGAGCGGTGGTTCCCGTACACCGGCGATCAAATCACCGATATGGCTGGTTTGAAAGCCTACGTTGCGGAGCGCCGGGAGGTTGCCCAGCAAGCCGTCATGGCGCTGCACCTGGGGGAAGCGCTGTTCCGTTCGGATGACATCGAATTCGCATCCCTGTTTGCGCATATCCCGAATTTCGCTCCGAATCAGTGCCAGCAAACGGCACGTTCGGTTGCCGGACAGCTCACCGGACCGTCCTTGCTGATCATTGAAACCCCGATGGGGTCGGGAAAAACCGAAGCCGCGCTGGGTGTCGCGGATATGTGGATGCGTCAGCGCGGGATGCGCGGGCTGTACTATGCGCTGCCCACACAGGCAACCGGCAACCAAATGTTCAAACGGGTAAAGACGTTCCTTGAGCGGCACCCCGCGCGAACGGGCACCCAGACCGAACTTCACCTGCTGCACGGCAATGCCGACTTCGAGCATGCCTATCAGGAACTCAAAGCGACGGCGGTGTTCGGAGCCGAGGAAAACGCAGGTATCACGGCCTCGCACTGGTTCACGGCAAGAAAACGCGGTCTCATCGCGCCGTTTGCCGTCGGCACCGTGGATCAGTGCCTGTTGTCCGTGCTCCAGTCGCGGCACATGTTCGTCCGGCTGTTCGGGCTGGCGGGAAAAGTCGTTGTGATTGATGAAGTTCATGCTTATGACACCTATTCATCCACGGTTCTCGACCGCCTCTTGAGCTGGCTCCGTGCCCTGAACACGTCGGTCATTCTGCTTTCGGCAACCTTACCGCAAAAGCGCCGGACTGAATTGCTCAGAGCGTATGGTTCATCATGTCATCGAGTTGCTTCGGTCACCTATCCCTGTGTCATTGGCGTGAGCGCGAACGGAGACACCACCGCCGAACAAGTCAGGGATCTTCCAGGGCGGGCGTTCACGCTCCATGTTTTGCAGAAGGCGAGGCGGGATTGGTGGTCAACCGTGGCCGATCATCTCGAAAGGGATTTGGCAGGTGGCGGATGCGCGGCCTGTATCGTCAATACCGTCGGCGATGCGCAAGCCTTATACACCTATCTCAAGAACCGCGCCGGTCTGGCCGATACCCACGTTCTACTCTTTCATGCGCGGTTTCCGCTTGGGCAGCGAATGGAGATCGAAAACCAAGTTGAAACCTGGTTCGGCAAAGGGTCGCGCTGCCGCCCCAGGAAGGCGATTCTTGTGGCCACACAAGTCATCGAGCAAAGCCTGGATGTGGATTTTGACGTGATGGTGACAGAACTGGCGCCGGTTGATCTCGTCTTGCAGCGCGGCGGGCGGCTTCAGCGGCATGACCGCGACCGCCCCGAGCGGTTCACCGAGGAAGCGGTGCTGTACTGCCTTTCGCCTGAGTTGTCAGACCCCACGCCAGATTTTGGCAACTCGGCCTTCGTTTATGAGCCGTACATTCTTCTCAAGAGCGCTTTGGCCCTCCGGCAAGTCACCACGGTCCAGCTTCCCACCGATGTCGAGGGATTGATAGCGAAGGTTTATGGACCAGATGACTTGGCGTGCCCGGACTGTCTCAGGGACACTTTGCAAGCGTGGAAACATCTCGCCGAAGGTCAGGAACGGGCGGAATCGTACCTTGGCAAAGCCGCAAGCATCCCGGCACCCCACGACAACGGAGATGAATGCGTTCTCAGGGAACTCGCCCATGTGATGGATGATGACGAACTCCTCGCCCCGGCGCGAACCCGCCTGGCGCGCCCCACGATAACATTCGTTCCGTTACACCGAGAACAAGGTCACCTTTACCTTGCCGCGCCGGACCGCCGGACAGTCGACCTGAACGAGACACCGGATCGAGCCCAGGCGCAGGCAATCCTCCGGCAAGGTGTCACGATCAGCCATCCCCACTGGGTCAAGTACTTCCAAAGCCAGCCGGTGCCGTCCGGTTGGGCAAAGTCGCCGTTGCTCAAGCACTGTCGGGTAGCTGAGCTTGAGGATGGATCACTGTCGCAACAGGGTCTAACGCTGAGTTTGAACCCCGAGCTTGGGGTAGTTTTTAGTTATCTGTCACCGTCGGGGCAACCAGCGCGCTAA
- a CDS encoding helix-turn-helix transcriptional regulator, whose translation MLVGIPLLLAQRPHSLSELARHFNVKPITINRAVDQLGDFYPITEEKHGRNKVFLFRDGYTFKPPKLTVEEIATLLLSQKVIGALEGTAFRMPFARHGESLLKKVRATLPEELRAMLDSFSEIYGTSLVAVKDYSAHAQTIETLAYAAYRRLKVALVYRSLTDGQPKARVFAPYAVYFDPDGGTLKTLGVDSRRSGIIPLSIDHIEQIELTDETFDRPADFSLKQHLDANCFNGIHGAPVTVRLRAFGVTARIFTERTFHPTQRVIERFPKTAHQDESVTIELTVAGGRGLERFVLSWLPEIEVLAPDSLREAIRAVCARVR comes from the coding sequence ATGCTGGTCGGTATCCCCCTGCTTTTGGCGCAACGACCTCACAGCCTTTCGGAACTTGCCAGGCATTTCAACGTCAAGCCGATCACGATCAACCGCGCTGTTGACCAGTTGGGTGATTTCTACCCAATCACCGAGGAAAAGCATGGTCGAAACAAGGTGTTCTTGTTCCGGGATGGGTACACGTTCAAGCCACCGAAGTTGACGGTGGAGGAAATTGCGACCCTGCTGCTGTCGCAAAAAGTCATTGGAGCGTTAGAGGGAACTGCCTTCCGAATGCCCTTTGCCAGGCATGGCGAGTCGCTGCTGAAGAAGGTGCGAGCGACCCTCCCGGAAGAACTGCGCGCGATGCTGGATAGTTTTAGTGAGATTTACGGCACGTCACTGGTGGCCGTGAAGGATTATTCAGCCCATGCCCAAACGATTGAAACGCTGGCGTACGCCGCGTATCGGCGGCTGAAAGTGGCGCTTGTGTACCGCTCGCTGACCGATGGGCAACCGAAAGCGCGGGTGTTTGCGCCCTACGCGGTGTACTTCGACCCAGACGGCGGCACGCTCAAGACCCTTGGCGTTGATTCGCGCCGGTCCGGTATCATCCCCCTCTCCATCGATCACATCGAACAGATTGAACTTACCGACGAGACCTTTGACCGGCCGGCGGACTTTTCACTCAAGCAGCATCTGGATGCCAACTGCTTCAACGGCATTCATGGCGCACCGGTAACCGTTCGGCTGCGCGCGTTTGGGGTGACGGCGCGCATTTTCACGGAACGGACGTTCCATCCGACCCAACGGGTGATTGAACGCTTCCCAAAAACAGCGCACCAGGACGAATCGGTGACGATTGAGCTGACCGTCGCCGGCGGACGGGGGCTGGAGCGGTTCGTGCTCAGTTGGCTGCCGGAAATCGAGGTACTCGCGCCGGATTCGCTTCGGGAAGCCATCCGCGCAGTCTGCGCTCGTGTGCGATGA
- the cmr6 gene encoding type III-B CRISPR module RAMP protein Cmr6, translated as MGEIGARRAALNNVAWRDCAHPGLGFERFLLAQLTDKGDAKAPDVGKSGAVQPGEPPRTALVKAVAGLRPASLYAAWYARWKHHLSVFGAQMREAEVVGRLVVGLGADSVSETAISLHRTYGVPVIPGSALKGLAAAYAHRYVEETAWRKLTPRCPQGSAHRTLFGSAQDTDPEAGYVIFFDALWVPGSAEHPLAADVMAVHHADYYQGRADWPADWDSPTVVPFLTATGKFLLALAGPPDWVDAAFDLLDAALAKLGVGAKTAAGYGRLRLEAKAVLPPDPSEVEADQLVAQIKGLRSNEVAARLGDFAKRWQNLPDGVPGKRRVAEAIVDQSRVWKGAKDKPWFQEVKRYLDPTE; from the coding sequence ATGGGTGAGATCGGGGCGCGGCGGGCGGCGCTGAACAACGTGGCATGGCGTGACTGTGCCCATCCGGGGTTGGGGTTTGAGCGGTTTTTGCTGGCTCAGCTTACCGACAAAGGCGACGCGAAAGCGCCGGATGTGGGGAAGTCCGGGGCGGTACAGCCGGGCGAGCCGCCCCGGACGGCGCTGGTCAAGGCCGTTGCTGGACTGCGCCCGGCGTCGCTTTATGCGGCGTGGTATGCGCGCTGGAAACATCACTTGAGCGTTTTCGGGGCGCAGATGCGGGAAGCTGAGGTCGTGGGGCGGCTTGTGGTTGGGCTTGGCGCGGACAGTGTCAGTGAAACGGCGATTTCGCTGCACCGGACCTACGGCGTGCCGGTGATTCCCGGCAGTGCGCTCAAGGGGTTGGCCGCGGCCTACGCGCACCGGTATGTGGAGGAGACGGCGTGGCGCAAGTTGACGCCCCGGTGCCCGCAGGGTTCGGCCCACCGAACGCTGTTTGGGTCTGCGCAGGACACGGACCCCGAAGCCGGGTATGTCATCTTTTTTGACGCGCTCTGGGTGCCGGGCAGCGCGGAGCATCCGTTGGCGGCGGATGTCATGGCGGTGCATCACGCCGATTATTACCAGGGACGGGCGGATTGGCCGGCGGACTGGGACTCGCCGACGGTCGTGCCGTTCTTGACGGCAACCGGGAAGTTTTTGCTGGCTTTGGCCGGGCCGCCGGACTGGGTGGATGCGGCATTTGACTTGCTGGACGCGGCGCTGGCCAAGCTGGGGGTTGGGGCCAAGACGGCGGCCGGGTACGGACGCCTGCGGCTGGAGGCAAAGGCCGTGCTGCCGCCTGATCCGTCCGAGGTCGAAGCTGACCAGTTGGTGGCGCAGATCAAGGGACTGCGCTCGAATGAAGTTGCTGCCCGATTGGGAGACTTTGCCAAGCGGTGGCAGAACTTGCCAGATGGTGTGCCAGGGAAGCGCCGGGTTGCGGAAGCCATCGTTGACCAGTCACGGGTGTGGAAAGGGGCGAAGGATAAGCCCTGGTTTCAAGAAGTGAAGCGTTATCTAGACCCGACCGAGTAG
- a CDS encoding type III-B CRISPR module-associated protein Cmr5 — protein sequence MQTRDQRYARRAYEQMTALPEGDRARYGALALKLPVLIRTAGLAQAVAFVEARGKREGELLLEHLAQTLGFSGRSHLGATVREAPVMVYLSLTRRTLAALVWYKRFAQSLFKVSGTEETDG from the coding sequence ATGCAGACTCGTGACCAACGCTATGCGCGGCGGGCGTACGAGCAGATGACGGCGTTGCCGGAAGGTGACCGTGCGCGGTATGGCGCGCTGGCGCTCAAGCTGCCGGTGCTCATTCGGACGGCCGGGTTGGCGCAGGCAGTAGCTTTCGTCGAAGCGCGCGGCAAGCGGGAGGGGGAACTCCTGCTTGAGCATCTGGCGCAGACACTGGGTTTTAGCGGGCGGAGTCATTTGGGGGCAACGGTACGGGAAGCGCCGGTCATGGTCTATCTAAGTCTGACGCGCCGGACGCTGGCGGCGCTGGTGTGGTACAAGCGTTTTGCCCAGTCGCTCTTCAAGGTGAGTGGGACGGAGGAAACCGATGGGTGA
- the cmr4 gene encoding type III-B CRISPR module RAMP protein Cmr4, with product MNFSRLLLMHALSPLHAGTGQGVGVIDLPIAREKATGLPYVPGSSVKGVLREACMADDKGRHHVSQVFGPESEQASDHAGTLHISDQRLLLLPVRSFAGTFAWTTSPYGLARFARDLTAVGGALPGFIPSLPANSDQAWTTEATKLCAQEKTVILEDLDLVAQPQAAVNAWADWLGRALFPESADWQAWLRERLCVVGDDVFNFLAETATETTARIRLDDETKTVAEGALWYEEALPAESVLYGLAVAVPVKKAELEADFIFTLLARLLEKPLQFGGKASVGRGLCQVRVADGGATL from the coding sequence ATGAACTTTTCACGATTGTTGCTTATGCATGCGCTCTCGCCGCTCCATGCGGGCACCGGGCAGGGTGTCGGGGTGATTGACTTGCCGATTGCGCGCGAAAAAGCGACGGGACTGCCCTATGTGCCCGGCTCATCGGTCAAAGGCGTCCTGCGCGAAGCGTGCATGGCGGACGACAAAGGTCGTCACCACGTGTCACAGGTGTTTGGCCCGGAAAGTGAGCAGGCGAGCGACCATGCCGGCACGCTCCACATCAGTGATCAGCGGTTACTGTTGTTGCCGGTGCGCAGTTTTGCCGGCACCTTTGCCTGGACTACCTCGCCGTACGGGCTGGCGCGATTTGCGCGGGACCTGACGGCAGTTGGGGGTGCGTTGCCGGGTTTCATTCCATCCCTGCCGGCCAACAGCGACCAGGCCTGGACAACCGAGGCAACCAAGCTGTGCGCCCAGGAAAAAACCGTCATTCTGGAAGACCTTGACCTTGTTGCCCAGCCCCAGGCGGCTGTCAACGCCTGGGCGGACTGGCTCGGTCGGGCGCTCTTTCCGGAGAGCGCCGACTGGCAGGCATGGTTGCGTGAGCGGCTCTGTGTGGTTGGGGATGATGTCTTTAACTTTCTGGCCGAGACGGCAACGGAAACGACGGCCCGCATCCGGTTGGACGATGAAACCAAGACTGTTGCGGAGGGGGCGCTGTGGTACGAGGAAGCCCTTCCGGCCGAGAGCGTCCTGTACGGCCTGGCGGTTGCCGTCCCGGTGAAAAAAGCCGAACTCGAAGCCGATTTCATCTTCACACTTCTGGCAAGGCTACTTGAGAAGCCACTGCAATTTGGAGGCAAGGCCTCGGTTGGGCGTGGGCTATGCCAAGTGCGGGTTGCCGATGGCGGCGCGACACTGTGA
- the cmr1 gene encoding type III-B CRISPR module RAMP protein Cmr1: protein MRPTPSRPPAMTPIRVVEQHRDYALVTPLFGGGVEPQQADPITVVRASSVRGHLRFWWRATRGAQYADAQALRAAEAQLWGDTQTPSAVAIEVVVLERGWEETAFTIKAKKPEPSEHIAPYAAFPLLPKTEEQRPGWASKPVRMGVKFRVNYRLSKQAAERWQDEIEAAFWAWETFGGIGGRTRRGFGAIGRVGQGAPNLRSRDEVERHIREGLRQYVVNGRLDGFPRLAPGHADWRLTEAHQNAITAWKALIGKLQTFRQYRINRRTRQPDNYGASVWPEPQVIRQAARQSAAAPAPFPRARLGLPIVFHFPQDQTPDAMLVGRETERLASPLLLRPVVFRGDAFGLALVLSAPTRLPGGLNLKGEGYRGAVSDRDLTPDEARKVIPLQGKTDVLAAFLDWVTPGKVAQDVGRRL from the coding sequence ATGCGACCTACGCCAAGCCGGCCACCGGCAATGACGCCCATCAGGGTCGTGGAACAGCACCGTGACTATGCGTTGGTGACGCCACTGTTCGGCGGTGGGGTTGAGCCACAGCAGGCCGACCCCATCACGGTGGTGCGGGCGTCGTCTGTGCGCGGACACCTGCGCTTTTGGTGGCGGGCAACCCGCGGCGCGCAGTACGCCGATGCGCAGGCGCTCCGCGCTGCCGAAGCTCAACTCTGGGGCGATACGCAAACCCCATCGGCGGTTGCCATCGAGGTGGTGGTGCTCGAGCGGGGGTGGGAAGAAACCGCCTTCACCATCAAGGCAAAAAAACCGGAGCCGTCAGAACACATCGCTCCGTATGCGGCCTTTCCGTTGCTGCCGAAGACCGAAGAACAGCGTCCTGGGTGGGCATCCAAGCCGGTGCGGATGGGGGTCAAGTTTCGGGTCAACTATCGGCTGTCGAAGCAAGCGGCAGAGCGATGGCAAGACGAGATTGAAGCTGCTTTTTGGGCCTGGGAAACCTTTGGTGGCATCGGTGGACGGACGCGCCGTGGATTTGGCGCCATCGGGCGGGTTGGCCAGGGAGCGCCCAACCTGCGCAGCCGGGATGAGGTTGAGCGGCATATCCGGGAAGGTCTGCGCCAGTATGTGGTGAACGGGCGGTTGGACGGATTCCCCAGACTGGCGCCGGGCCATGCCGATTGGCGGCTTACCGAAGCGCACCAGAACGCCATCACAGCCTGGAAGGCCCTTATCGGCAAGCTACAAACCTTTCGGCAGTACCGGATAAACAGGCGAACCAGGCAGCCGGACAACTACGGGGCTTCGGTGTGGCCCGAGCCGCAGGTCATCCGGCAAGCCGCGCGCCAGTCCGCCGCAGCGCCGGCGCCGTTTCCACGCGCCAGATTGGGGTTGCCCATCGTGTTTCACTTTCCCCAGGACCAAACGCCTGATGCGATGCTGGTCGGTCGGGAGACGGAACGGCTGGCGAGTCCGTTGCTGCTGCGTCCGGTTGTCTTTCGTGGTGACGCCTTCGGGTTGGCGCTGGTGCTGTCTGCCCCGACCCGGCTGCCTGGCGGACTGAATTTGAAGGGAGAGGGCTACCGGGGGGCGGTGAGTGACCGCGACTTGACGCCGGATGAAGCTCGGAAGGTGATCCCTCTGCAGGGGAAGACCGATGTGCTGGCGGCATTTCTGGATTGGGTGACGCCGGGCAAGGTAGCCCAGGACGTAGGGAGGCGGCTATGA
- a CDS encoding type III-B CRISPR module-associated protein Cmr3, which yields MALWMIEPRDPIIFRDGRPFGAWGGARATSLPFPFPSTIAGGVRTRAFRTAQGVFDPSAFGRTPAEARALSIRGPFLVELDASDAIQQWLWPAPLDALVLRGLAAGDFDIKRLVPLALPPGVTVGLPVDGLCPVGLAVRVKAKPAGDAPAYWYGSVVERWLTRSDDWTTTAKALGHGGPVLEQRTHVALDPATLTAEDGRLFQTSGLAFTCRVDGEPPRRLALAVWVADDAPLQPGLAPLGGERRLVMWRPSKSALPPCPAAVHQAVCRQGACRLILATPGYFTAGWRPGAETLAAGVSGLTVTLVGAAVGRAMVVSGWDFETNQAKPTRRLAPAGSVYFLKLEGSQDARAAWLNRVWLQPVSDDDQSRRDGFGCALVGAWDGQLGSLQ from the coding sequence ATGGCGCTGTGGATGATTGAGCCACGCGATCCAATCATCTTCCGCGATGGGCGTCCGTTTGGGGCCTGGGGTGGCGCGCGGGCGACGTCGCTGCCGTTTCCGTTTCCCTCGACCATCGCTGGAGGCGTCCGAACCCGCGCTTTCCGCACCGCCCAGGGGGTCTTTGACCCATCTGCCTTTGGCCGAACACCGGCGGAGGCACGGGCGCTGTCCATACGCGGGCCGTTTTTGGTCGAACTGGACGCATCAGACGCTATCCAGCAGTGGCTGTGGCCGGCGCCGCTCGATGCGCTGGTCCTGCGCGGCCTGGCGGCCGGCGATTTTGACATCAAGCGCCTGGTGCCGTTGGCGTTGCCGCCAGGCGTCACGGTCGGCCTGCCGGTGGATGGGCTGTGCCCGGTTGGCCTGGCGGTGCGGGTCAAGGCCAAACCGGCCGGCGATGCCCCGGCGTACTGGTACGGGTCGGTGGTTGAACGCTGGCTGACGCGCTCCGACGACTGGACAACCACAGCCAAGGCGCTTGGCCACGGCGGGCCGGTGCTCGAACAGCGCACGCACGTCGCTCTTGACCCGGCCACGTTGACGGCCGAAGACGGTCGGTTGTTTCAGACAAGCGGCTTGGCTTTTACCTGTCGGGTGGACGGGGAGCCGCCCCGGCGACTGGCGCTGGCCGTCTGGGTTGCGGACGACGCGCCACTTCAGCCCGGACTGGCCCCGCTGGGTGGTGAACGGCGACTGGTCATGTGGCGGCCGTCGAAGTCCGCCCTTCCGCCGTGCCCTGCCGCCGTCCACCAGGCCGTGTGCCGGCAGGGAGCATGTCGGCTCATCCTGGCGACACCGGGTTACTTCACGGCCGGGTGGCGACCTGGCGCCGAGACGTTGGCGGCCGGCGTGTCCGGGCTGACCGTCACCCTGGTGGGGGCTGCCGTTGGGCGGGCCATGGTGGTTTCAGGCTGGGACTTTGAAACCAATCAGGCCAAACCGACCCGGCGGCTGGCCCCGGCCGGGAGCGTGTACTTTCTCAAGCTCGAGGGCAGTCAAGACGCGCGCGCGGCCTGGCTGAACCGGGTTTGGCTCCAGCCGGTCAGCGACGATGACCAGTCCCGCCGGGACGGCTTTGGCTGCGCTCTGGTTGGAGCGTGGGACGGACAGTTGGGCAGTTTGCAGTGA
- the cas10 gene encoding type III-B CRISPR-associated protein Cas10/Cmr2: MTEAVVIVAIGPVQGWIAAARRSRDLWYGSWLLSELSKAAARALAEVCGVECLIFPATDNIEDVAPDSSLNVANKVVALVPAGQAPELARKAAQAVRERVAALATEAFQRLGERFDRDVALRQARDLPEVTWATAVVGDGGYGVARDLAERALAARKTLRDFAPVDWGSARPKSSLDGLRESVLRPGQADELLRAYGIRRSEQLCGVGLMKRLGQRGRQDGSDRVSSTSHMAALPVLEQLSDNDMTRQAARTFFKVLRDDLKLSPEMLGKTPVRHPVFENYDGRLLFESRYGEFFEDEPDVGQRRAKVQTAAQVLRSFLRQSGLGRPYPYYGLLLADGDHMGAAIDACQTPEAHRKLSQALAAFASEARQLVEEQHRGSLMYAGGDDVLAYVPLHTALDCAKDLATAFQQRLAGVRPAEVSPTLSVGLAVSHHLDPLEDALRRARRAEQVAKRTRNALVIAFDKRSGGETVVGGRWGDFDQQLKSLIDLYRQGALAHGAAYELRRLALQLNEAEAEPAFQAALRQESLRILRRKRDRQGRAISDATLGVVEAALRGQSVGQLADALVVAREFERVSRAVPTAVSTRRLVIGKGGADGAVDD, encoded by the coding sequence ATGACCGAGGCGGTCGTGATCGTGGCGATTGGGCCGGTCCAGGGCTGGATTGCCGCCGCGCGGCGCAGTCGTGACCTGTGGTATGGGTCATGGCTGTTGAGCGAATTATCGAAGGCTGCCGCGCGGGCCCTGGCGGAGGTCTGTGGCGTTGAGTGCTTGATTTTCCCTGCGACTGATAACATTGAAGATGTCGCGCCCGATTCATCACTCAATGTCGCCAACAAGGTGGTGGCGCTCGTGCCGGCAGGGCAGGCGCCGGAACTGGCGCGGAAAGCGGCCCAGGCGGTCAGGGAGCGGGTGGCAGCGCTGGCCACGGAAGCCTTCCAGCGTCTGGGTGAGCGCTTTGATCGGGACGTGGCGCTTCGCCAGGCGCGTGATTTGCCCGAAGTGACCTGGGCCACGGCTGTCGTCGGCGATGGTGGCTACGGGGTAGCGCGTGACCTGGCCGAGCGGGCCCTGGCGGCGCGAAAAACCCTGCGTGATTTTGCGCCGGTGGACTGGGGGAGCGCGCGTCCGAAGTCGTCCTTGGACGGGTTGCGGGAGTCTGTTCTGCGGCCAGGCCAGGCGGATGAGCTGTTGCGGGCCTACGGGATACGCCGTAGTGAGCAACTGTGCGGCGTTGGACTGATGAAGCGGTTGGGCCAGCGCGGACGCCAGGACGGGTCCGACCGGGTCAGCAGCACGTCGCACATGGCGGCGCTGCCGGTGCTTGAACAACTGTCTGATAACGATATGACGCGGCAGGCAGCGAGGACTTTTTTCAAGGTTTTGCGGGACGACCTCAAGCTGTCGCCGGAGATGCTGGGCAAGACACCGGTTCGGCATCCGGTCTTTGAGAACTACGACGGGCGGTTACTGTTTGAAAGCCGTTACGGTGAGTTTTTCGAGGACGAGCCGGACGTTGGGCAGCGTCGGGCCAAGGTGCAAACGGCGGCACAGGTGCTGCGTTCTTTCTTGCGCCAGTCTGGGCTGGGCCGTCCGTATCCCTACTATGGGCTGCTGCTTGCCGATGGCGACCACATGGGCGCTGCCATTGACGCTTGTCAGACACCGGAGGCGCACCGGAAGCTGTCACAGGCTCTGGCGGCTTTTGCCAGCGAGGCGCGGCAACTCGTCGAAGAACAACATCGCGGGTCGCTGATGTATGCCGGCGGGGATGATGTGCTGGCCTATGTGCCGTTGCATACGGCGCTGGACTGCGCCAAAGACCTGGCGACAGCCTTTCAGCAGCGACTGGCCGGGGTTCGACCGGCCGAGGTGTCGCCGACGCTTTCGGTGGGCCTGGCCGTTTCGCACCACCTTGACCCGCTGGAAGATGCCCTCCGGCGGGCACGGCGGGCAGAGCAGGTTGCCAAACGGACGCGCAATGCACTGGTCATTGCCTTTGACAAGCGGAGCGGCGGCGAGACGGTCGTCGGCGGCCGGTGGGGTGACTTTGACCAACAGTTGAAAAGCCTCATTGACCTGTACCGGCAGGGCGCGCTGGCGCATGGCGCTGCCTATGAGCTGCGCCGGTTGGCCCTCCAACTCAACGAAGCCGAGGCCGAGCCAGCTTTTCAGGCGGCGCTGCGTCAAGAGTCCCTGCGAATCCTCAGGCGGAAGCGCGACCGGCAGGGCCGCGCGATAAGCGACGCGACCCTGGGGGTGGTGGAGGCGGCGTTGCGTGGTCAGAGCGTGGGGCAACTGGCTGATGCGTTGGTCGTAGCGCGGGAGTTCGAGCGTGTCAGCCGCGCCGTGCCGACGGCGGTATCCACCCGGAGACTGGTGATCGGCAAAGGAGGCGCCGATGGCGCTGTGGATGATTGA